A region from the Dehalococcoides mccartyi CG5 genome encodes:
- a CDS encoding helix-turn-helix domain-containing protein, with the protein MANHEDNIVSPMLTTSEVAHMLNVHINTVRRWSNQMVLKSYRIGARGDRRFRKEDVEQFLERAGKTKLLKETLG; encoded by the coding sequence ATGGCAAATCATGAAGATAATATAGTCTCCCCCATGCTGACCACCAGCGAAGTAGCCCATATGCTGAATGTGCATATAAATACTGTACGCCGCTGGAGCAATCAGATGGTACTTAAATCCTATCGGATTGGAGCCAGAGGTGACCGCCGTTTCCGTAAGGAAGACGTGGAACAATTTTTGGAACGGGCAGGCAAGACCAAACTCTTGAAAGAAACTCTAGGCTAA